The proteins below come from a single Kosakonia sp. SMBL-WEM22 genomic window:
- a CDS encoding AsmA family protein produces the protein MTRTGKIVTAVASTLLLVIVVAIVIIATFDWNRLKPTINEKVSTELNRPFAIRGDLGVNWARQKEETGWRSWIPWPHIHAEDIILGNPPGIDEITMVHLPRVDATISPLALFTKTVYLPWIKLQQPDARLIRRSEKLNNWTFTLAADEKNDANAQPSSWSFRLDNILFDKGRIAIDDAVSRADITIQVDPLGKPLPFSEVTGKKDDSNKAGDYVFGLKAKGRYNNQPLSGEGKIGGMLSLRSETTPFPVQADFRSGNTRVAFVGTVKDPMNMGGVDLKLKFGGDSLGDLYELTGVLLPDTPPFETDGRLVAKLNGDKGAVYDYRNFNGHIGESDIHGTLTYTNGKPRPKLEGDVESRQLRLADLGPLIGVDSGKGAEQSKKSEQKKGEKSVQPADKVLPYDRFETDKWNVMDADVRFKGRRIEHGSSLPISDLTTHILLKNADLRLQPLKFGLAGGIISSNIHLEGDKKPMQGRASIQARKLKLKQLMPDVELMQKTLGEMNGDAEFRGVGNSVAALLGTSNGNLKLLMNDGLISRNLMEIVGLNVGNYVVGQLFGDDEVRVNCAAANLDLVNGVARPQIFAFDTENALINITGTASMASEQLDLTINPESKGVRIVTLRSPLYVRGSFKNPQAGVKAGPLIARGAVAAALATLVTPAAALLALISPSEGEENQCQAILSQMKR, from the coding sequence ATGACAAGAACGGGCAAAATAGTGACGGCGGTTGCGTCGACGCTGCTATTAGTGATTGTGGTGGCCATCGTCATCATTGCGACATTTGACTGGAACCGGCTTAAACCCACCATTAATGAAAAAGTCTCGACTGAGCTGAATCGCCCCTTCGCGATCCGCGGCGATCTTGGCGTCAACTGGGCGCGGCAAAAAGAGGAGACCGGCTGGCGTAGCTGGATCCCGTGGCCGCATATTCACGCCGAAGATATTATTCTCGGCAACCCGCCGGGGATCGATGAGATCACCATGGTGCATCTGCCGCGCGTAGACGCGACAATTTCGCCGTTAGCGCTGTTTACCAAAACCGTATACCTGCCCTGGATCAAGCTGCAACAGCCCGATGCGCGGCTGATTCGCCGCTCGGAAAAGCTCAACAACTGGACCTTTACTCTCGCAGCGGATGAGAAAAACGATGCCAACGCTCAACCCTCTTCATGGTCATTCCGTCTCGATAACATCCTGTTTGATAAAGGGCGAATCGCCATTGATGACGCGGTGAGCCGCGCCGATATCACCATTCAGGTCGATCCGCTCGGTAAACCGCTGCCGTTTAGCGAAGTGACTGGCAAAAAGGATGACAGCAACAAAGCGGGCGATTATGTCTTTGGCCTGAAGGCGAAAGGGCGCTACAACAACCAGCCGCTGAGCGGCGAAGGGAAAATCGGTGGCATGCTGTCGCTGCGCAGCGAAACGACGCCGTTCCCGGTGCAGGCGGATTTCCGCTCCGGAAACACGCGTGTGGCGTTTGTCGGCACGGTGAAGGATCCGATGAATATGGGCGGCGTCGATCTGAAGCTGAAGTTTGGCGGCGATTCGCTGGGCGATCTCTATGAGCTGACCGGCGTGCTGCTGCCCGATACGCCACCGTTTGAAACGGATGGTCGGCTGGTGGCGAAACTCAACGGTGACAAGGGCGCAGTCTATGACTATCGCAACTTCAACGGCCATATCGGCGAGAGTGATATTCACGGCACGCTGACCTACACCAACGGCAAACCGCGCCCGAAACTGGAGGGCGATGTCGAGTCGCGCCAGTTGCGTCTGGCCGATCTCGGGCCGCTGATTGGTGTCGATTCCGGCAAAGGAGCCGAGCAGTCGAAAAAATCGGAGCAGAAGAAGGGTGAAAAATCGGTGCAGCCTGCCGACAAAGTGCTGCCTTATGACCGCTTTGAAACCGATAAGTGGAATGTGATGGATGCGGATGTGCGCTTTAAAGGCCGCCGCATTGAGCACGGCTCTTCGCTGCCGATTAGCGATCTCACGACCCATATCCTGCTGAAAAATGCTGACCTGCGCCTGCAACCGCTGAAGTTTGGCCTCGCGGGCGGCATTATCTCATCGAATATTCACCTCGAAGGGGATAAGAAACCGATGCAGGGCCGCGCCAGCATACAGGCGCGTAAGCTGAAGCTGAAACAGCTGATGCCTGATGTTGAATTGATGCAGAAAACGCTTGGTGAGATGAATGGCGACGCTGAGTTCCGCGGCGTCGGCAACTCGGTTGCCGCTCTGCTCGGCACCAGCAACGGCAACCTGAAGCTGCTGATGAATGACGGCTTGATAAGCCGCAACCTGATGGAGATTGTCGGCCTCAACGTCGGTAACTATGTGGTTGGTCAGCTGTTTGGCGATGATGAGGTGCGCGTCAACTGTGCGGCAGCTAACCTCGATCTGGTTAACGGCGTTGCCCGCCCGCAGATCTTCGCCTTCGATACGGAAAACGCGCTGATCAACATTACCGGCACCGCCAGCATGGCTTCTGAACAGCTCGATCTGACTATCAATCCGGAGAGCAAAGGGGTGCGCATCGTTACGCTGCGTTCACCGCTCTATGTGCGCGGCAGTTTTAAAAATCCGCAGGCGGGTGTAAAAGCAGGCCCGCTAATTGCTCGTGGCGCAGTAGCGGCCGCGCTGGCAACGCTGGTGACGCCAGCCGCCGCGCTACTGGCGCTGATCTCTCCATCAGAAGGCGAAGAGAACCAGTGCCAGGCGATTCTGTCACAGATGAAACGCTAA
- the yhjD gene encoding inner membrane protein YhjD, whose protein sequence is MKTEDVEKRPTQDLEYEPVRKMAETPEKPEKESSEKDSGAIAAVTDTAKKIQRKPLVAHLIRAAERFNDRMGNQFGAAITYFSFLSMIPIMMVSFATAGFILASHPTLLQDIFNKILQSVSDPTMASTLKNTLHIAVEQRTTVGIVGFAIALYSGVNWMGNLREAIRAQSRDVWERNAQDEEKIWVKYFRDFISLIGLLVALVITLSITSVAGSAQELIISTLHLDYIDWLKPAWGLIGLMISVLANYLLFFWIFWRLPRHRPRKRALIRGTFIAAIGFEVIKIIMTWTLPSLVKSPSGAAFGSVLGLMAFFYFFARLTLFCAAWIATAQYKDDPLMPDRRRRRAAK, encoded by the coding sequence ATGAAAACGGAAGATGTCGAAAAACGTCCCACGCAAGACCTTGAGTATGAGCCTGTCAGGAAGATGGCAGAGACCCCGGAAAAGCCGGAAAAAGAGAGCTCTGAGAAAGATAGCGGGGCGATTGCCGCTGTCACCGATACGGCGAAAAAGATCCAGCGTAAACCGCTGGTGGCGCATCTTATTCGCGCCGCAGAACGTTTTAACGATCGCATGGGCAACCAGTTTGGCGCAGCGATCACCTACTTCTCCTTTCTCTCGATGATCCCCATCATGATGGTCTCGTTTGCCACCGCCGGGTTTATCCTCGCGTCGCATCCGACCCTGTTGCAGGACATCTTCAATAAGATCCTGCAAAGCGTCAGCGACCCGACTATGGCCTCGACGCTGAAAAACACGCTGCATATCGCCGTGGAGCAGCGCACCACCGTCGGGATTGTCGGCTTTGCTATCGCGCTCTACTCCGGCGTGAACTGGATGGGCAACCTGCGGGAAGCGATTCGTGCCCAGTCGCGCGATGTCTGGGAGCGTAACGCGCAGGATGAAGAGAAGATTTGGGTAAAGTACTTCCGCGACTTTATCTCGCTGATTGGCCTGCTGGTGGCGCTGGTGATCACCCTCTCCATCACCTCGGTGGCTGGTTCGGCGCAGGAGCTGATCATCTCCACGCTGCACCTTGATTATATCGACTGGCTGAAACCGGCCTGGGGGCTGATTGGCCTGATGATTTCAGTGCTCGCCAACTATCTGCTCTTCTTCTGGATCTTCTGGCGGCTGCCGCGTCACCGCCCACGTAAGCGCGCGCTGATCCGCGGCACGTTTATCGCCGCCATTGGCTTTGAAGTGATCAAAATCATCATGACATGGACATTGCCATCGCTGGTGAAATCCCCTTCCGGTGCGGCATTTGGCTCCGTGCTGGGTCTGATGGCGTTCTTCTACTTCTTCGCCCGCCTGACGCTTTTCTGTGCTGCGTGGATCGCCACCGCGCAGTATAAAGATGACCCGCTGATGCCGGACAGACGCCGTCGCCGCGCCGCTAAATAA
- a CDS encoding LysR family transcriptional regulator: MDKIYAMQLFVRVAELSSFSHAAESMGLPKGSVSRQIQALETALGTQLLHRTTRRVQLTQDGMVYYERAKDLLANMEELDGMFLHDPSTISGRLRVDMPVAVAKNLVIPRLPDFLQHYPGIELELSSSDRLVDVIREGFDCVVRVGTLKDSGLIARQLGRLSMINCASPDYLARFGYPESLEDLASHALVHYTVNLGARPQGFEVWLDKQTRWVKTGGILTVNSTETYHAACVAGLGIIQVPRVGVREALRSGKLVEILPQYRAEPMPVSLIYPHRRNLSRRVHLFMEWLSTVLKDYVDQ, encoded by the coding sequence ATGGATAAAATTTACGCAATGCAGCTTTTTGTCCGCGTCGCGGAGCTTTCGAGCTTCTCTCACGCCGCGGAGTCAATGGGGTTACCGAAAGGGAGTGTCTCGCGCCAGATTCAGGCGCTGGAAACCGCGCTGGGTACGCAGCTGTTGCACCGCACCACGCGCCGCGTACAGCTGACGCAGGATGGCATGGTCTATTACGAGCGGGCGAAAGATCTGTTGGCGAATATGGAGGAGCTGGACGGCATGTTCCTGCACGATCCCTCAACCATCAGCGGGCGCTTGCGGGTCGATATGCCGGTCGCGGTAGCGAAAAATTTAGTGATTCCGCGGCTGCCCGATTTTTTGCAGCACTACCCCGGCATTGAGCTGGAACTGAGCAGCAGCGATCGGCTGGTGGATGTGATCCGCGAAGGTTTTGACTGCGTGGTGCGCGTCGGCACGCTGAAGGATTCCGGCCTGATTGCCCGCCAGCTTGGCAGGCTGTCGATGATCAACTGCGCCAGCCCCGATTATCTGGCGCGTTTTGGTTACCCGGAGTCGCTGGAGGATCTCGCCTCCCACGCGCTGGTGCACTACACCGTTAACCTCGGCGCCCGCCCGCAAGGCTTTGAAGTGTGGCTGGATAAGCAGACGCGCTGGGTGAAAACCGGCGGTATTCTCACCGTCAATAGCACAGAAACGTACCACGCGGCCTGCGTGGCCGGGCTGGGCATTATTCAGGTGCCGCGCGTCGGCGTGCGCGAGGCGTTACGCAGCGGAAAGTTGGTGGAGATCTTGCCGCAATATCGCGCCGAGCCGATGCCGGTTTCGCTGATCTACCCGCACCGGCGCAACCTTTCGCGGCGCGTACATCTGTTTATGGAGTGGCTCTCCACTGTGCTGAAGGATTATGTCGACCAGTAG
- a CDS encoding MFS transporter: MQATATTFDNEQENPPVNSRKKVVVASLIGTAIEFFDFYIYATAAVIVFPHIFFPQGDTTAATLQSLATFAIAFIARPIGSAVFGHFGDRVGRKVTLVASLLTMGISTVAIGLLPGYETIGVLAPLLLALARFGQGLGLGGEWGGAALLATENAPPRKRALYGSFPQLGAPIGFFFANGTFLLLSWLLTDEQFMQWGWRVPFIFSAVLVLIGLYVRVSLHETPVFAKVAAAKKQVKIPLGTLLTKHVRVTVLGTFIMLATYTLFYIMTVYSMTFSTSPQGLGMPRNEVLWMLMMAVIGFGVMVPVAGLLADAYGRRKSMIVITTLIILFALFVFPPLLGSGNPALVMTYLLIGLSLMGLTFGPMGALLPELFPTEVRYTGASFSYNVSSILGASVAPYIATWLQANYGLMYVGFYLAAMAGLTLIALLLTHETKHQSL; the protein is encoded by the coding sequence ATGCAAGCTACAGCCACAACCTTTGACAACGAGCAGGAAAATCCCCCGGTAAACTCGCGCAAAAAAGTCGTCGTCGCCTCGCTGATTGGCACCGCCATTGAGTTCTTCGATTTCTACATTTACGCCACCGCCGCGGTTATCGTTTTCCCGCATATCTTCTTTCCCCAGGGCGATACCACCGCAGCTACGCTGCAATCACTGGCCACTTTCGCCATCGCCTTTATCGCCCGTCCTATCGGCTCTGCCGTGTTTGGCCACTTCGGCGATCGCGTCGGGCGCAAAGTGACACTTGTCGCTTCGCTGCTGACCATGGGTATCTCAACCGTCGCGATTGGCTTGCTGCCGGGTTATGAGACCATTGGCGTGCTGGCTCCGCTGCTGCTGGCGCTGGCCCGCTTTGGTCAGGGCTTAGGTCTTGGCGGTGAATGGGGCGGCGCAGCGCTGCTGGCCACCGAGAACGCGCCGCCGCGTAAACGCGCGCTGTATGGCTCCTTCCCGCAGTTGGGCGCGCCTATCGGCTTCTTCTTTGCCAACGGCACCTTCCTGCTGCTCTCCTGGCTGCTGACCGATGAGCAGTTTATGCAGTGGGGCTGGCGCGTGCCGTTTATCTTCTCCGCCGTGCTGGTGCTGATTGGTCTCTATGTTCGCGTCTCGCTGCATGAAACACCGGTCTTCGCCAAAGTGGCTGCGGCGAAGAAGCAGGTGAAGATCCCGCTCGGCACGCTGCTGACAAAACATGTGCGCGTGACGGTGCTTGGCACCTTTATCATGCTGGCGACCTATACGCTGTTCTATATCATGACCGTATATTCGATGACCTTCAGCACCTCGCCGCAGGGCTTAGGCATGCCGCGCAATGAAGTGTTGTGGATGCTGATGATGGCGGTGATTGGCTTTGGCGTGATGGTACCAGTTGCCGGCCTGCTGGCGGATGCCTATGGCCGTCGCAAGAGCATGATTGTTATCACCACGCTTATCATTCTCTTCGCACTGTTCGTCTTCCCGCCGCTGCTGGGTTCCGGTAACCCGGCGCTGGTGATGACCTATCTGCTGATTGGTCTGAGCCTGATGGGGCTGACTTTTGGTCCGATGGGCGCGCTGCTGCCGGAGCTGTTCCCGACGGAAGTGCGCTATACCGGCGCTTCGTTCTCCTATAACGTCTCGTCGATCCTCGGTGCCTCGGTAGCGCCTTATATCGCCACATGGTTACAGGCTAACTATGGCCTGATGTACGTTGGCTTCTACCTGGCGGCAATGGCGGGCTTAACCCTTATCGCCCTGCTGCTGACCCACGAAACAAAGCATCAATCCCTCTGA